One Triticum aestivum cultivar Chinese Spring unplaced genomic scaffold, IWGSC CS RefSeq v2.1 scaffold191089, whole genome shotgun sequence genomic window, AGTTTGATATAAATCAAATTTTTGCATCTTCAGGCATACAAGCATCGACACATGCCTGTCAATATCAAAGCTGTCTGGTTTCTTATTATTTTTAACAATTCGATATCGATCATTTTATTTTGCACTACACAAACAATAACATATGGCACTATCGAATAAAAACTCATTTTCCATGATTACTAAACCTCAATTAAAGTCTATCTTGCTATGGTTTACATGTTTCAAGGCTTGTAAAAACAAGTGTAATGGAGTGTTGTTCTAGATAAAGATTTCACACAAAAAAGAAACACATAAAAAACCCAGTCTACCTTATTATTATCACTTTAGCAAGCCAGTAAATAAACCACCGTGGAGATAACTGGGTTTAGGTAATGTTGGTATGTGCCACTAGAATTTTATATCTACTAAATGGCTCTTGATTGTAGTATGGCTTCGATTTCCTGATCATAACACATGAACTCTGTCTATGTTTTTATAAACACAGCCGGTCCTAAatctagaaaaagaaaaagagttgTGATAGGCTTAGTGAGCCAACATGAAAAACCAGCCATTCTTATGAATATGAAACACTCGACCATATTGATAACCATTCCAGCTGCTAGTCCCATCCTGGCATTATTAGTCATTACATCAATACTCCGGGAACATATCAAACGCATGCCATAAATTACTACTGCTACTGATGTTTGAGTAGTGAAGAAGAGGTCTTCGAACTGTTCGTCGAAGTGCTAGCATCAGAGGTTGTGGTACAAGAGGTGTCCATCGGCATGCTGGACCACGTCGTCGACGATGACATCCCAACGGTGTGGGAGGATGATGATGACGTCCCAATGATATTGGCCCAGGAGAGCGGCCTCAACGGCTCATACATCGGCACTGGCATCTTGGAAGGAAGCACCGGCAGCTGGTAGGCTTGGTCGACCTTGGGCTGGAGCGTGGCCAGGGCTGTCCTGATGGATGGTCGTGCGCTCGGGTTTGGGTGCGCGCACCACAACCCAACAACCATCACACTCTCCACCTCCGCAGTGTTGTAGTCACCGTTCAGCCGCTCGTCGGTGGCCTCAAGGATGGATCCCCGGCCATATAGTCCCCAGACCCACTCGACCAGCCGGAAGACGCCGCCATTCTTCTCCTTGTCCTGGTTGGCCAGGCTCATTGGCCTCCTGCCGCATGCCACCTCCAGTAGAACcacgccgaagctgtacacgtcggaCTCGGCGCTTGCCTTGCCGGTGTTCACGCAATCGGGATCCAAGTAGCCTGGAGTTCCCGAGATTGCAGTCATGGTCTGCATCCCAGCG contains:
- the LOC123175986 gene encoding L-type lectin-domain containing receptor kinase IX.1-like, producing MMSILRAPRFSFAPGPQNLRTGPASIQGKKEYKSEVKVISRLRHRNLVQLLGWCHGHGQELLLVYELMPNRSLDIHLHGKQGTFLTWPMRMKILLELGSALLYLHEEWEQCVLHRDIKPSNVMLDESFGAKLGDFGLARLVDHAAGMQTMTAISGTPGYLDPDCVNTGKASAESDVYSFGVVLLEVACGRRPMSLANQDKEKNGGVFRLVEWVWGLYGRGSILEATDERLNGDYNTAEVESVMVVGLWCAHPNPSARPSIRTALATLQPKVDQAYQLPVLPSKMPVPMYEPLRPLSWANIIGTSSSSSHTVGMSSSTTWSSMPMDTSCTTTSDASTSTNSSKTSSSLLKHQ